In Zingiber officinale cultivar Zhangliang unplaced genomic scaffold, Zo_v1.1 ctg232, whole genome shotgun sequence, the following are encoded in one genomic region:
- the LOC122037093 gene encoding pentatricopeptide repeat-containing protein At1g59720, chloroplastic/mitochondrial-like: protein MSSAALFSALPPPTAGLDHRPPTADTSSAAASSSWNARIRTCARSPDRKPLALALYGRMLLSALPNNYTFPAVLTACAFLSAFPEGSQIHAHILKLGFASDLYAINSLIHFYASCGRMPLARHLFDAMPRRSRVSWNVAIDGYVANGDHDAALDLFREMQHQHLAPDQYTLQSLIGACTGVASLSLGLWVHALALRRQGGKLAVAADVLINNSLIDLYSKCGSITLAQQLFDSMPTRDVASWNAMILGFAMHGRVAQCFEVFDRLMAEEKLRPNAITFVGVLSACNHGGLVKQGRRYFDLMVAEFGIAPRIEHYGCLVDLLARAGLIGEALDLVAGMPCKPDAVIWRSLLDACSKRNAGVRISESVARKALESTDDDASGIYVLLSRVYASANRWNDAGAVRRMLARKEPGCSAIETSGGATHQFVAGDTSHPRAAEIYNKLREVEGRLTAAGYAPDAAQAATVAEGEAARGAALRLHSERLAIALGLLEAEAGEPIRVMKNLRVCGDCHAMIKLVYGVVIVVRDRIRFHEFKNGSCSCNDYW from the exons ATGTCCTCCGCCGCTCTCTTCTCCGCCCTCCCGCCGCCGACCGCTGGCCTCGACCACCGCCCTCCCACTGCTGATACCAGCTCCGCCGCCGCCTCATCCTCATGGAACGCCAGAATTCGCACTTGCGCCCGCTCCCCGGACCGCAAGCCCCTCGCCCTCGCGCTCTACGGCCGGATGCTCCTCTCCGCCCTGCCCAACAACTACACCTTCCCCGCCGTCCTCACTGCCTGCGCCTTCCTCTCCGCCTTCCCTGAGGGCTCCCAGATTCACGCTCACATACTCAAGCTCGGCTTCGCCTCCGACCTCTACGCCATCAACAGCCTCATCCACTTCTACGCCTCCTGCGGCCGCATGCCCCTCGCCCGCCACCTCTTCGACGCCATGCCCCGCCGCTCCCGAGTCTCCTGGAACGTCGCCATCGATGGCTACGTCGCCAACGGCGACCACGACGCCGCCCTCGACCTCTTCCGCGAGATGCAGCACCAGCATCTCGCCCCTGATCAGTACACTCTTCAGAGCTTGATCGGCGCCTGCACCGGCGTCGCTTCCCTCTCCTTGGGGTTGTGGGTTCACGCACTAGCGTTGAGGAGGCAAGGTGGGAAGCTCGCCGTCGCCGCCGACGTCTTGATTAACAACTCGTTGATCGATTTGTATTCCAAATGCGGATCGATTACTCTCGCCCAGCAACTGTTCGACAGCATGCCCACCCGAGACGTCGCCTCCTGGAACGCGATGATTCTAGGGTTCGCGATGCACGGCCGCGTCGCCCAGTGCTTCGAGGTTTTCGATCGATTGATGGCGGAGGAGAAACTGAGGCCGAATGCGATCACCTTCGTCGGAGTTCTGAGCGCGTGCAATCACGGCGGATTGGTGAAGCAGGGCCGGAGGTACTTCGACTTGATGGTGGCGGAGTTCGGAATCGCACCCCGGATCGAGCACTACGGCTGCTTGGTGGACCTCCTCGCCCGCGCCGGCCTCATCGGCGAGGCCCTCGACCTCGTCGCCGGCATGCCCTGCAAGCCCGATGCCGTGATCTGGCGGAGTCTCCTCGACGCCTGCAGCAAGCGAAACGCCGGCGTTCGGATCAGCGAATCGGTAGCCCGGAAAGCCCTCGAATCCACCGACGACGACGCCAGTGGCATCTACGTGCTGCTCTCCCGAGTCTACGCCTCGGCCAACCGTTGGAACGACGCGGGCGCCGTCCGCCGGATGTTGGCGAGGAAGGAGCCGGGCTGCAGCGCCATCGAGACGAGCGGCGGGGCGACGCATCAGTTCGTCGCCGGCGACACGTCCCACCCGCGGGCGGCGGAGATCTACAATAAGCTCCGAGAGGTGGAGGGGCGGCTAACGGCGGCGGGGTACGCGCCGGACGCAGCGCAGGCGGCGACGGTGGCGGAGGGGGAGGCGGCGAGGGGGGCGGCGTTAAGGCTGCACAGCGAGCGGCTGGCGATCGCGTTGGGGCTGCTGGAGGCGGAGGCCGGCGAGCCGATCCGAGTGATGAAGAACTTGAGGGTGTGCGGGGACTGCCACGCCATGATCAAGCTC GTTTACGGCGTGGTGATCGTGGTGAGAGATCGGATCAGATTCCATGAGTTCAAAAACGGATCCTGTTCTTGTAACGACTACTGGTGA
- the LOC122037091 gene encoding oryzain alpha chain-like: MASVVAVALLLLVSRLAATFAVPDLDVLTLAEQDRAVTGRSEEEVRLLYLEWRAKHRPIQNALDLDDDRFEVFKDNLRFVDKHNAAAERGEHSFRLAMNRFADLTNEEYRARYLGNFSRRRRPAGGESNGRYRLREGDSLPDSIDWREKGAVVAVKDQGSCGSCWAFSTIAAVEGINQIVTGDLISLSEQELVDCDTSYNQGCNGGLMDYAFEFIINNGGIDSDEDYPYKAQDSTCDTYRKNAHVVTIDSYEDVPVNDEKSLQKAVANQPVSVAIEAGGRVFQLYDSGIFTGYCGTSLDHGVTAIGYDTEDGKDYWIVKNSWGDSWGESGYIRMERNIESATGKCGIAMEASYPIKVGANPPNPGPSPPSPVKPPSVCDNYYTCPESTTCCCVYEYGKYCFAWGCCPLEDATCCDDHYSCCPHDYPICSLSDGTCLMSKNSPLRVKASKRTPAVPYWASTGSEVLKSSA, translated from the exons ATGGCTTCCGTCGTTGCCGTCGCCCTTCTCCTCTTGGTCTCTCGCCTCGCGGCCACCTTCGCCGTCCCCGATCTGGACGTCCTCACCCTCGCCGAGCAAGATCGGGCCGTGACCGGCCGCAGCGAGGAGGAGGTGAGACTGCTCTACCTTGAGTGGAGGGCGAAGCATCGCCCCATCCAGAACGCCCTCGATCTGGACGACGACCGCTTCGAGGTCTTCAAGGACAACCTCAGGTTTGTGGACAAGCACAACGCGGCGGCCGAACGCGGGGAGCACTCCTTTCGGCTCGCGATGAACCGGTTCGCCGACCTCACCAACGAGGAGTACCGAGCTAGGTATCTCGGGAACTTCTCCCGGCGGAGGAGGCCCGCTGGCGGGGAAAGCAACGGTCGGTATCGGCTGAGAGAAGGGGACTCTCTTCCCGATTCCATCGACTGGAGAGAGAAGGGCGCTGTTGTTGCCGTTAAGGATCAGGGCAGCTGCG GTAGCTGCTGGGCATTCTCAACAATTGCTGCCGTGGAAGGCATTAACCAAATTGTCACGGGTGACTTGATTTCGCTGTCGGAACAGGAATTGGTTGACTGCGATACCTCATACAACCAGGGCTGCAATGGTGGACTCATGGATTATGCGTTTGAGTTCATCATAAACAATGGTGGCATTGACAGTGATGAGGATTACCCGTACAAGGCTCAAGATTCAACTTGTGACACTTACAGG AAAAATGCTCATGTTGTGACAATTGACTCTTATGAAGATGTTCCTGTCAATGATGAGAAGTCTCTCCAAAAGGCTGTGGCGAATCAACCAGTTAGTGTTGCTATTGAAGCTGGTGGCAGAGTTTTCCAGTTGTATGATTCG GGAATATTCACCGGATACTGTGGAACTTCACTAGATCACGGTGTGACCGCCATCGGTTACGACACTGAGGACGGCAAGGACTACTGGATTGTGAAGAACTCATGGGGTGACAGTTGGGGAGAGTCTGGGTACATTAGAATGGAACGGAACATCGAGTCCGCTACCGGCAAATGTGGTATCGCAATGGAAGCTTCGTACCCAATAAAGGTAGGTGCCAATCCACCCAACCCCGGCCCGTCTCCGCCTTCCCCTGTAAAACCTCCCAGTGTCTGCGACAACTACTACACCTGCCCTGAAAGCACCACATGCTGCTGCGTCTACGAGTATGGCAAATACTGCTTCGCTTGGGGATGTTGCCCGCTCGAGGATGCTACCTGCTGCGACGATCACTACAGCTGCTGCCCTCATGACTACCCGATCTGCAGCCTCAGCGACGGAACTTGCCTAATG AGCAAGAACAGTCCTCTCCGGGTGAAGGCTTCCAAGCGCACTCCGGCTGTTCCCTACTGGGCGTCGACTGGTTCAGAGGTTCTGAAGAGCAGTGCATGA